A genomic window from Flavobacterium johnsoniae includes:
- a CDS encoding diacylglycerol/lipid kinase family protein, giving the protein MIYIHFIINPVSGGGRHSLPDFYIRQFFPSDRYKISTDYTMSRKHALVLTQKALQQNPDIIVACGGDGTINEVASCLIGTDVKLGIIPLGSGNGLASHLNIPHDIGKSLEVIREGRKIRIDAGRINQHYFFSNTGIGIDAMIIRKYEHSGKRMLFSYVRAAVASTFEYSAQPAIVSFDDRVIPIKPFMVFVSNSNEMGYNMTLTPDAMLTDGKLDLVLIPELSFFEKIALGYRILTRSVSRFKKAQHHLVKSLQIEMPMKIFTDAQIDGEHYKLRTNTCRISAEPAVLSVLV; this is encoded by the coding sequence ATGATCTATATACATTTCATCATAAACCCCGTCTCCGGCGGAGGACGCCACAGCCTGCCCGATTTTTACATCAGGCAGTTTTTTCCCTCTGACCGGTATAAGATCAGCACTGATTACACCATGAGCAGAAAGCACGCGCTTGTCCTCACCCAGAAGGCGCTGCAGCAGAATCCCGACATCATCGTGGCCTGCGGAGGCGACGGAACCATAAATGAGGTGGCTTCCTGCCTGATCGGCACCGATGTGAAGCTGGGAATCATCCCGCTGGGGTCTGGAAACGGCCTTGCGTCGCATCTCAACATACCTCATGATATCGGAAAATCGCTTGAAGTGATCAGGGAAGGAAGAAAGATAAGAATCGATGCGGGAAGAATCAACCAGCATTATTTTTTCAGCAACACCGGCATCGGCATCGACGCAATGATCATCAGAAAGTATGAGCATTCGGGAAAAAGGATGCTTTTTTCCTATGTCAGGGCCGCGGTTGCCTCAACTTTCGAGTACAGCGCGCAGCCGGCCATCGTATCCTTTGATGACAGGGTCATACCAATAAAGCCCTTTATGGTCTTTGTTTCCAATTCCAATGAAATGGGATATAATATGACCCTTACCCCCGATGCGATGCTGACCGACGGAAAGCTTGACCTGGTCCTCATTCCGGAGCTTTCCTTTTTCGAAAAAATAGCCCTTGGATACCGCATACTGACCCGATCGGTCAGCAGATTCAAAAAGGCACAGCACCATCTGGTGAAGAGCCTGCAGATCGAAATGCCCATGAAGATCTTCACCGACGCGCAGATCGACGGGGAGCATTATAAATTAAGGACCAACACCTGCAGAATTTCGGCAGAGCCTGCCGTACTCAGCGTGCTGGTCTGA
- a CDS encoding LTA synthase family protein, which translates to MGKLSLRTGRYALLVHFILWFLLFSQLLRIILFIWQHGQVSLSIFDVIRTLLTGLFFDIGTIALISYPAVLYYTVFAGRWTGSLADRIIIWFFTALNVFILVFTFLAEITFWEEFRTRFNFIAVDYLIYTYEVIANIQESYPLPLLIVSVAAVTAMVLLFFHRSKAFAAAFARNTDIVKRVSILLLFTAAASFYITFISSSQAEWSPNRYNSEISKSGIYSFFAAFRNNQMKYEQFYTSIGNDRAFSIVKSKLADSTVSFASTGYSIHRSIKDAQSPLQRSNVVFILMESFSADFMAEFGNRQNLTPFLDSLAQKSVFFTGMYATGTRTVRGMEALTLCIPPTPGQSIVKRPENQDLYTISNVFRSKNYDCSFFYGGDGYFDNMNSYFGGNGFSIYDRGRGSVLSDRISTVRHNIADSEVTFENAWGICDEDIFNKMISTADQKHKQGKPFLNFVMTTSNHRPYTYPSGRIDIPSGTGREGAVKYADYALKRLFAQASKKPWYRNTVFIVVADHCASSAGKDEIDIANYHIPAFIVNMPETASRKVDKQCSQIDLWPTVFSMFKWHYESDFFGRDILDPDFEQRAFLGTYRKLALMKGSRVMILSDQKRQAFYSWKKSDNSLSPLPMDRPFLEETIAWYQTADYLFTNKLLK; encoded by the coding sequence ATGGGTAAATTGTCTTTGAGAACCGGCAGATACGCGCTGCTGGTTCATTTTATTTTATGGTTTCTGCTGTTTTCGCAGCTGCTGCGCATCATCCTTTTCATCTGGCAGCATGGCCAGGTTTCGCTAAGCATTTTTGATGTCATCCGCACGCTGCTGACAGGGCTTTTTTTTGATATCGGAACCATTGCGCTGATTTCTTACCCTGCCGTTCTGTACTATACCGTTTTTGCGGGCAGATGGACCGGCTCGCTGGCCGACAGGATTATAATCTGGTTCTTTACGGCGCTGAATGTCTTCATACTGGTTTTCACCTTTCTGGCCGAAATCACCTTCTGGGAGGAATTCAGGACCCGCTTCAATTTCATTGCGGTGGACTATCTGATCTACACCTACGAGGTCATTGCCAATATACAGGAGTCCTATCCGCTTCCCCTTCTGATTGTATCAGTGGCGGCAGTAACGGCTATGGTGCTTTTGTTTTTCCACAGATCAAAGGCCTTTGCCGCCGCATTCGCCCGCAACACGGACATAGTGAAGAGGGTTTCCATATTGCTGCTCTTCACGGCGGCGGCATCATTTTATATCACTTTTATCTCCAGCAGCCAGGCCGAATGGTCGCCAAACCGCTACAATTCCGAAATTTCCAAATCGGGGATCTATTCCTTTTTTGCCGCTTTCCGCAATAACCAGATGAAGTATGAGCAGTTTTACACCTCCATCGGCAATGACCGCGCGTTCAGCATAGTCAAATCAAAACTGGCAGACAGCACGGTATCCTTTGCCTCCACAGGGTATTCGATCCACCGCAGCATAAAGGACGCCCAGTCTCCGCTGCAGCGCAGCAACGTGGTCTTTATCCTCATGGAAAGCTTCAGTGCGGATTTTATGGCCGAATTCGGAAACAGGCAGAACCTGACCCCTTTCCTGGACAGCCTTGCCCAGAAGAGCGTTTTCTTCACCGGCATGTATGCCACGGGCACCAGAACGGTAAGGGGCATGGAAGCATTGACGCTCTGCATTCCTCCCACTCCGGGCCAGTCGATCGTCAAAAGGCCGGAAAACCAAGACCTGTACACCATCAGCAATGTCTTCAGGTCCAAGAACTATGACTGCAGCTTTTTTTACGGCGGCGACGGCTATTTCGACAACATGAACTCCTATTTCGGAGGCAACGGCTTCAGCATTTATGACCGCGGGCGCGGAAGCGTGCTCAGCGACCGCATCAGCACAGTGAGGCATAATATCGCAGACAGCGAGGTCACCTTTGAAAATGCATGGGGAATCTGCGATGAAGATATTTTCAATAAAATGATCAGCACTGCCGACCAGAAGCATAAGCAGGGAAAACCGTTCCTGAATTTCGTGATGACCACCTCCAACCACAGGCCCTACACCTATCCTTCGGGCCGCATTGACATCCCGTCCGGAACGGGACGCGAGGGGGCTGTCAAGTATGCCGACTATGCCCTGAAAAGGCTCTTTGCCCAGGCGTCCAAAAAGCCCTGGTACAGGAATACCGTCTTCATTGTCGTTGCCGACCACTGCGCCAGCAGCGCAGGAAAGGATGAGATAGACATTGCCAACTACCATATCCCCGCCTTTATTGTGAATATGCCCGAAACGGCAAGCCGCAAGGTGGATAAGCAGTGCTCGCAGATCGATCTCTGGCCTACCGTATTTTCGATGTTCAAATGGCACTACGAATCCGATTTCTTCGGCAGGGACATCCTTGACCCCGATTTCGAGCAGCGCGCATTCCTGGGAACATACCGCAAGCTCGCGCTCATGAAGGGCAGCCGGGTGATGATACTCTCCGACCAGAAGAGGCAGGCCTTCTACAGCTGGAAAAAATCGGACAACAGCCTGAGCCCCCTTCCGATGGACAGGCCCTTTCTTGAAGAGACCATCGCCTGGTACCAGACCGCTGATTACCTTTTTACAAACAAACTTTTAAAATAA
- a CDS encoding sensor histidine kinase — MNRKKLLGKTTRDFLVLAAVILIICAPIFYYVSQWLFIYETEEVLVQHKNAFINQSSRNFTPEDIKTWNRYNLHFTIMPDMGVTRDSIVGTMIEDSTAEEKEPFRIIYAPVEIAGKKYTYTEKIHLLEMERMVFTIAGMFTFILLVLFLGIVWLSKKTASKRWKPFYDTLDQIHEFEIDKNKPPHFLETDIDEFERLNRSLEALIEKNTAIYKSQREFVENAAHELQTPLALFQNKIDTLFQMRLDRDQTRVLGALSRDVAKLNRLNKNLLLLSKIEHEIYLEKTSLSVNEHIEKHLDFFTEQAGQKWVAVNVQLSQRLEIEANPVLAEILINNLVLNAIRHNRTEGNIIIRTLDRELMVLNTGKAEPLPIEKLFGRFFSGGASANGSGLGLAIIRKITEISGWKISYSYYNDFHCFSVKF; from the coding sequence ATGAACCGTAAAAAACTTCTGGGCAAAACCACGAGGGATTTTCTCGTGCTTGCCGCCGTCATTCTGATAATCTGCGCTCCAATCTTCTACTATGTCAGCCAGTGGCTTTTCATCTACGAAACCGAGGAGGTTCTCGTGCAGCATAAAAACGCATTCATTAACCAGTCAAGCCGCAACTTCACTCCCGAAGACATCAAAACCTGGAACAGGTACAACCTGCATTTCACCATTATGCCCGATATGGGAGTCACCAGAGATTCCATTGTGGGCACCATGATCGAAGACTCGACGGCAGAAGAGAAAGAGCCGTTCCGAATCATATACGCCCCTGTGGAAATTGCCGGCAAAAAATACACGTATACCGAAAAGATCCACCTTCTGGAAATGGAAAGGATGGTTTTCACCATCGCAGGCATGTTCACCTTTATCCTTCTGGTGCTTTTCCTCGGCATTGTATGGCTCTCCAAAAAGACGGCCTCCAAGCGGTGGAAGCCCTTCTATGACACCCTGGACCAGATCCATGAATTTGAGATCGACAAGAACAAGCCCCCTCATTTCCTGGAGACTGACATCGACGAATTTGAACGCCTGAACAGAAGCCTTGAGGCGCTGATCGAAAAAAATACGGCCATCTACAAAAGCCAGCGGGAGTTTGTCGAAAATGCCGCCCATGAGCTGCAGACTCCCCTGGCGCTGTTCCAGAACAAGATCGACACCCTTTTCCAGATGCGGCTCGACAGGGACCAGACACGCGTGCTGGGAGCATTGAGCAGGGATGTGGCAAAGCTCAACAGGCTCAATAAAAATCTGCTGCTGCTCTCCAAAATAGAGCATGAGATCTATTTGGAAAAAACCAGCCTTTCCGTCAATGAGCATATAGAAAAGCATCTGGACTTCTTTACGGAGCAGGCCGGCCAGAAATGGGTCGCCGTCAATGTGCAGCTGTCCCAGAGGCTCGAAATAGAAGCAAACCCGGTCCTTGCCGAAATCCTGATCAACAATTTGGTGCTTAATGCCATCCGCCATAACCGCACCGAGGGAAATATCATAATCAGGACTCTGGACCGCGAGCTGATGGTCCTCAACACCGGAAAAGCCGAACCGCTTCCCATTGAGAAGCTCTTCGGACGTTTTTTCAGCGGCGGCGCCTCGGCAAACGGCAGCGGGCTGGGTCTGGCCATCATCAGGAAGATAACCGAGATAAGCGGATGGAAGATCTCCTACTCCTATTACAACGATTTCCACTGCTTCAGCGTCAAGTTCTAG
- a CDS encoding response regulator transcription factor — protein sequence MKILIIEDEQDIAQSIQSYFKDNGVKCETAHNYAQAIHKIDNYDYDCILLDLGLPDGDGFDILRELRSKDKTDGVIIISAKETLETRLESFSLGADDYLTKPFHLAELLVRMQALVRRRNFKGSNSVVFHEIRIEVFTKTVLVNDRKLELTRKELNLLLFLIGNNDKVLSKAAIAEHLSGDMADMLDSHDFIYAHIKNLKKKLSKAGSGDYIKTVYGEGYKWEK from the coding sequence ATGAAAATTTTAATCATAGAAGACGAACAGGATATCGCTCAAAGCATACAGAGCTATTTCAAGGACAACGGCGTAAAATGCGAAACGGCGCACAATTATGCGCAGGCCATCCATAAGATTGACAATTATGACTACGACTGCATACTGCTTGACCTGGGCCTTCCCGACGGAGATGGTTTTGATATCCTCAGGGAGCTTCGAAGCAAAGACAAGACCGACGGGGTAATAATCATATCGGCAAAAGAGACCTTGGAGACAAGGCTGGAAAGCTTCAGTCTGGGCGCCGACGACTACCTCACCAAACCCTTCCATCTTGCCGAACTGCTGGTAAGGATGCAGGCGCTGGTTCGGCGCAGGAACTTCAAGGGAAGCAACAGCGTGGTGTTCCATGAGATCAGGATCGAGGTGTTCACCAAAACCGTGCTGGTCAATGACCGAAAGCTAGAACTGACCAGAAAGGAGCTCAACCTTCTTCTGTTCCTGATCGGCAACAATGACAAGGTCCTGTCAAAGGCAGCCATCGCCGAACACCTTTCAGGCGACATGGCCGATATGCTCGACAGCCATGACTTCATCTACGCCCACATCAAAAACCTCAAAAAGAAACTCTCCAAAGCCGGCTCGGGCGACTATATTAAAACCGTTTACGGAGAAGGATACAAATGGGAAAAATGA
- a CDS encoding DUF1345 domain-containing protein, with translation MNGTVFINRLSNRSRLAISASAGLLTAVVLEIGTSRPSVHIMAVWLAFSLTQLFFSWFTIFTCRVAELKKNAKDQDSGRAVLSLFMLLTTAVSLLGIVLLYVSAEQKSGSELALHVVMTLSSVGTAWAVVHTTFAFKYANLHYSLNGLDFPGKGEPDYLDFVYFSFVIGTTFQVSDVAILDRKIRRTALVHGVLSFMFNTTILALSINIISSMVQR, from the coding sequence ATGAATGGAACAGTATTTATCAACCGGCTCAGCAACAGGTCAAGGCTGGCAATATCCGCTTCGGCGGGGCTGCTCACAGCCGTTGTCCTTGAAATAGGAACCAGCAGGCCTTCGGTGCACATCATGGCGGTATGGCTGGCTTTTTCGCTCACCCAGCTGTTTTTCTCCTGGTTCACCATATTCACCTGCCGTGTGGCCGAGCTCAAGAAGAATGCCAAAGACCAGGACTCGGGACGCGCTGTGCTTTCCCTGTTCATGCTCCTTACAACGGCCGTCAGCCTTCTGGGGATCGTGCTGCTGTATGTTTCGGCCGAGCAGAAGTCAGGCTCCGAGCTGGCGCTGCATGTGGTGATGACACTCTCATCGGTGGGAACGGCCTGGGCGGTGGTCCATACCACATTTGCCTTCAAATACGCCAATCTGCATTATTCGCTCAATGGCCTTGATTTTCCCGGAAAAGGCGAACCTGACTATCTCGACTTTGTCTATTTCTCATTTGTGATCGGCACAACCTTTCAGGTGTCCGATGTTGCCATACTGGACAGGAAGATAAGAAGGACCGCACTGGTGCACGGGGTGCTCTCCTTTATGTTCAACACTACCATACTGGCATTGAGCATCAACATAATTTCAAGCATGGTCCAGCGCTGA
- the eptA gene encoding phosphoethanolamine--lipid A transferase EptA — protein MLKGKLPAARMAALISLANCLFFHIPFFSFVLGNLNYAGFSGIMTIASLIALMLVLDFLVFYLLLYLTGIFGRLLISLFFALSAAALYFINSYSVIIDESMIGNILNTNYAESSAYFSIRLVLYVLALGILPAAALLRIKIIKEPLKRFALLCSGSLFIALALVFINSAGWLWIDKNSKKLGGLAMPWSYAVNTSLFYVHQYKKNQKEILLPDARIGNRKKSIVVLVIGESARRANFSLYGYPKNTNPLLSKTENLHIFNAVSSATYTTGGVKAILDHKKTGDLYEILPNYLYRNGVEVIWRTANWGEPPLHIKNYQDRKYLGAACPGSECAYDEILLNLFREQILASSSDKILLVLHTSTSHGPSYSKKYPPAFQYFNPVCTSVELADCSKEELMNAYDNTIVYTDYLLSRVIQNLKELKEFDSTMIFVSDHGESLGENNLYMHGLPMSIAPKEQFEIPFVVWVSPGSKKLKTNKTVSQYHVFHSVLNFLDVESPVYDENMNIYQ, from the coding sequence ATGTTAAAAGGTAAACTCCCGGCAGCCCGCATGGCAGCCTTAATCAGCCTGGCCAACTGCCTGTTCTTCCATATCCCCTTCTTCTCTTTTGTGCTCGGGAACCTGAATTACGCGGGATTCAGCGGCATTATGACCATTGCCAGCCTCATCGCGCTGATGCTGGTGCTGGATTTCCTGGTCTTTTACCTGCTGCTTTACCTTACCGGAATTTTCGGCAGACTGCTCATTTCGCTCTTTTTTGCGCTCAGCGCCGCAGCCCTGTATTTCATCAATTCCTACAGCGTGATCATAGATGAAAGCATGATCGGGAATATCCTCAACACCAATTATGCGGAATCAAGCGCCTACTTTTCGATCAGGCTGGTGCTTTATGTGCTCGCGCTCGGGATACTTCCCGCGGCGGCGCTATTGAGGATAAAGATAATAAAGGAGCCCCTCAAAAGGTTCGCGCTGCTCTGCTCAGGCAGCCTGTTTATTGCCCTTGCGCTGGTATTTATCAATTCGGCAGGCTGGCTTTGGATCGACAAGAATTCCAAAAAATTGGGAGGGCTGGCAATGCCATGGTCCTATGCGGTCAACACTTCCCTGTTTTACGTGCACCAGTACAAGAAAAACCAGAAGGAAATCCTGCTTCCCGATGCCCGCATCGGGAACAGGAAGAAATCCATTGTGGTGCTGGTCATCGGGGAATCGGCAAGAAGGGCCAATTTCTCGCTGTACGGCTATCCGAAGAACACCAATCCGCTGCTTTCCAAAACTGAAAACCTGCATATCTTCAATGCTGTCTCCTCGGCAACCTATACCACCGGCGGCGTGAAGGCTATTCTGGACCATAAAAAGACCGGCGATCTCTATGAGATTCTGCCCAACTACCTGTACCGTAACGGTGTCGAGGTCATCTGGAGGACCGCCAACTGGGGAGAGCCGCCGCTTCATATCAAAAATTACCAGGACCGGAAATACCTGGGCGCTGCATGTCCGGGCAGCGAATGCGCATACGACGAGATCCTGCTGAACCTTTTCCGGGAGCAGATCCTGGCCAGCAGCAGCGACAAGATACTTCTGGTGCTGCATACCAGCACAAGCCACGGCCCCAGCTACAGCAAAAAGTATCCTCCGGCGTTCCAGTATTTCAATCCGGTCTGCACCAGCGTCGAGCTTGCCGACTGCTCAAAGGAGGAGCTGATGAACGCCTACGACAATACGATAGTCTATACGGATTACCTTTTGAGCCGCGTGATCCAGAACCTGAAAGAGCTCAAGGAATTTGACAGCACGATGATTTTTGTATCGGACCACGGAGAGTCCCTCGGGGAAAATAATCTCTACATGCACGGCCTGCCGATGAGCATTGCTCCAAAAGAGCAGTTCGAGATACCCTTTGTCGTCTGGGTATCTCCCGGCTCAAAAAAGCTGAAAACCAATAAAACGGTGTCGCAGTACCATGTCTTTCACAGCGTGCTGAACTTTCTGGATGTGGAAAGCCCCGTATACGATGAAAACATGAACATTTACCAATAG
- a CDS encoding phosphatase PAP2 family protein, producing the protein MRQLFLENADGPIEKITSEKANPLLDLYVSFNFSRLRPSLFFLPAVLLLLIAAFLFMLDALRAESYILIQREYFFMLNAALSQYPEMQYNLTETGNTLVVASLLSIFVLHAPKIWESLASALLVSCLFSSVLKKLFHVPRPAAFYDTGSFTIIGRTLSGHNSLPSGHSITIFTALSILMFAFMPARLRNRIIWCALFVSAGLALVLTRVALGAHYPIDVLVGGIIGYSCALAGIFISTRYRIWKWIGNRKYHPFFIIAFTGCWLALAFRIMQEHLFIFCLSLFVLTISLYKITAAYVKR; encoded by the coding sequence ATGCGCCAGTTATTCCTCGAAAATGCCGATGGGCCCATCGAAAAAATCACGTCCGAAAAGGCCAATCCCCTTTTGGATCTTTATGTTTCATTCAACTTCTCAAGGCTGCGGCCTTCGCTTTTTTTCCTGCCTGCGGTGCTGCTGCTGCTCATCGCCGCATTCCTTTTCATGCTCGATGCGCTGCGCGCCGAATCGTATATCCTGATCCAGCGGGAATATTTCTTTATGCTGAATGCCGCCCTGTCCCAATATCCTGAAATGCAGTACAATCTCACCGAAACCGGAAATACGCTGGTGGTGGCATCACTGCTGAGCATTTTTGTGCTGCACGCGCCTAAGATATGGGAGTCTCTTGCCTCTGCCCTTTTGGTTTCCTGCCTGTTTTCCAGCGTGCTGAAAAAGCTCTTTCATGTCCCAAGGCCGGCAGCTTTTTATGATACCGGCAGCTTTACCATAATCGGAAGGACCCTCTCAGGGCACAACAGCCTGCCTTCTGGGCATTCGATCACTATTTTTACGGCGCTTTCCATCCTTATGTTTGCCTTTATGCCTGCCAGGCTGCGAAACAGGATCATCTGGTGCGCACTTTTTGTTTCAGCAGGTCTCGCGCTTGTACTCACAAGGGTTGCCCTGGGAGCGCATTACCCCATTGATGTTCTTGTCGGGGGAATCATAGGCTACAGCTGCGCCCTTGCCGGCATATTTATCTCAACAAGGTACCGCATTTGGAAATGGATCGGAAACAGGAAATACCACCCCTTCTTCATCATTGCCTTCACGGGATGCTGGCTTGCGCTGGCCTTCAGGATCATGCAGGAGCACCTTTTCATATTCTGCCTGTCTTTGTTCGTTTTGACCATATCACTATATAAAATCACCGCCGCGTATGTTAAAAGGTAA